A window of the Nycticebus coucang isolate mNycCou1 chromosome 3, mNycCou1.pri, whole genome shotgun sequence genome harbors these coding sequences:
- the KXD1 gene encoding kxDL motif-containing protein 1 isoform X1 — MPDTLGSSRNEQMNEQIIHWLLQAVEKEEEMDPPDSASRVFCSRILSMVNADDVNAIILAQKNMLDRFEKTNEMLLNFNNLSSARLQQMSERFLHHTRTLVEMKRDLDSIFRRIRTLKGKLARQHPEAFSHIPEASLLEDEDEDPILPSTTTTIATSEQSTGSCDTSPDTVSPSLSPGFEDLSHVRPSSPAVNGHSQTDDDEEMLGE; from the exons ATGCCTGACACCCTTGGGAGCTCAAgaaatgaacagatgaatgaacaaatcaTACACTGGCTTTTGCAG gcagtggagaaggaagaagagatggACCCCCCAGACTCGGCCTCGAGAGTCTTCTGTAGCCGCATCCTGAGCATGGTGAATGCAGATGACGTCAATGCCATCATCCTGGCCCAGAAGAACAT GCTGGACCGCTTTGAGAAGACCAATGAAATGCTGCTGAATTTCAACAACCTGTCCAGTGCCCGCCTGCAGCAGATGAGTGAGCGCTTCCTTCATCACACGAGAACTCTGGTGGAGATGAAACGGGATTTGGATAGCATCTTCCGCCGAATCAG GACACTGAAAGGGAAACTAGCCAGGCAACACCCGGAGGCCTTCAGCC ACATCCCAGAGGCATCCCTCCTggaggatgaggatgaagacccCATCCTGCCCAGCACCACAACTACCATTGCCACCTCGGAACAGAGCACGGGCTCCTGTGACACCAGTCCTGACACTGtctcaccctccctcagcccggGCTTTGAGGACCTGTCCCATGTTCGGCCCAGTTCCCCTGCTGTCAATGGCCATAGCCAGACAGATGATGATGAGGAAATGCTGGGCGAGTAG
- the KXD1 gene encoding kxDL motif-containing protein 1 isoform X2, with protein MDPPDSASRVFCSRILSMVNADDVNAIILAQKNMLDRFEKTNEMLLNFNNLSSARLQQMSERFLHHTRTLVEMKRDLDSIFRRIRTLKGKLARQHPEAFSHIPEASLLEDEDEDPILPSTTTTIATSEQSTGSCDTSPDTVSPSLSPGFEDLSHVRPSSPAVNGHSQTDDDEEMLGE; from the exons atggACCCCCCAGACTCGGCCTCGAGAGTCTTCTGTAGCCGCATCCTGAGCATGGTGAATGCAGATGACGTCAATGCCATCATCCTGGCCCAGAAGAACAT GCTGGACCGCTTTGAGAAGACCAATGAAATGCTGCTGAATTTCAACAACCTGTCCAGTGCCCGCCTGCAGCAGATGAGTGAGCGCTTCCTTCATCACACGAGAACTCTGGTGGAGATGAAACGGGATTTGGATAGCATCTTCCGCCGAATCAG GACACTGAAAGGGAAACTAGCCAGGCAACACCCGGAGGCCTTCAGCC ACATCCCAGAGGCATCCCTCCTggaggatgaggatgaagacccCATCCTGCCCAGCACCACAACTACCATTGCCACCTCGGAACAGAGCACGGGCTCCTGTGACACCAGTCCTGACACTGtctcaccctccctcagcccggGCTTTGAGGACCTGTCCCATGTTCGGCCCAGTTCCCCTGCTGTCAATGGCCATAGCCAGACAGATGATGATGAGGAAATGCTGGGCGAGTAG